A stretch of Planococcus citri chromosome 5, ihPlaCitr1.1, whole genome shotgun sequence DNA encodes these proteins:
- the Tektin-C gene encoding tektin-1 encodes MEFVISDKVVADCNRAKRETSFITERQKQTVDYELSKKLQNLEYYRKELLTHKSNLNLEMNSFVPYEDRLKQTRNSLEYPKQISLKCLETREDRLGDDLRKDDVEIQLDREIKYIEQTQDLFDDLLGKVKEQLREYRSIVYSLERDFQNKESALAVEKQNASIKITDLSLPEDFNSIPKHTKDLLNDLAHLSWQDKSELLMNRSKSSIKNGRQLRFRIEELLASKTKDLIDQHNKCNEVFQKRISFYKDAKNKLEKQLSKINEQIFQMKQNMKELENAMAEKEPYLNVAQIRLNNRIQALHPELRKDEVETKLLKELHHLKATSNTLMSKYTLAQETLLSLNKAKDHLEREINVKTTSVKIDEVQCLTLRSSVHYHAY; translated from the exons ATGGAGTTCGTTATCTCCGATAAAGTGGTAGCTGATTGTAATCGAGCCAAAAGGGAAACTAGTTTCATAACAGAACGTCAAAAACAAACAGTCGATTATGAATTATCGAAAAAGCTTCAAAACTTGGAGTACTATAGGAAAGAGTTGCTTACACATAAGAGTAATCTGAACCTCGAGATGAATTCATTCGTTCCGTACGAGGATCGACTCAAGCAAACGAGAAACTCATTGGAGTATCCTAAACAGATATCTTTGAAGTGTTTAGAAACAAG AGAAGACAGACTGGGCGACGATTTACGTAAAGACGATGTAGAAATACAACTCGATCGAGAAATCAAATACATCGAACAGACTCAAGACTTATTCGACGATTTATTGGGTAAAGTGAAAGAGCAACTGAGGGAGTACAGATCGATTGTTTATTCTTTAGaacgagattttcaaaataaagaatcaGCTTTGGCTGTCGAAAAACAAAACGCTAGTATCAAAATTACAGATTTAAGTTTACCAGAGGATTTCAACTCGATACCAAAACATACCAA AGATCTACTTAACGATCTAGCTCATTTGAGTTGGCAAGATAAATCAGAACTCTTAATGAATCGATCCAAATCCAGTATCAAAAATGGCAGACAGTTGAGATTTCGAATCGAAGAACTACTAGCGAGTAAAACTAAAGACTTGATAGATCAGCATAATAAATGCAACGAAGTGTTTCAAAAACGCATCTCTTTTTATAAAGATGCTAAAAATAAGCTGGAGAAACAATTATCCAAG ataaacgaacaaatttttcaaatgaaacaaaacatGAAAGAATTGGAAAACGCGATGGCAGAAAAGGAACCTTATTTGAACGTTGCCCAGATTCGGCTGAACAACAGGATTCAAGCTCTGCATCCTGAATTAAGAAA AGACGAAGTAGAAACCAAGCTTCTGAAAGAACTACACCATCTCAAAGCCACATCCAACACCCTGATGTCGAAATATACCTTG GCTCAAGAAACATTACTATCTCTGAACAAAGCCAAGGACCATCTAGAACGAGAAATAAACGTGAAAACGACATCGGTGAAAATAGACGAAGTTCAATGCCTGACATTACGTTCCAGCGTTCATTACCACGCttattaa